The DNA segment TCTAAAGCCAGCAAAGAATTTTCCTCTTAGATATGCAGTACCCTACATATGCTTCTCTTCGTACATGTTGATCACCCACGGCTTATCCTCAATGCCAAATTCTTCAATAAGCTGAATCCACTTACGCTTAAACACAGGAATCTCGTAGTCTCCCAACATGATTTTTCTGAACTTAGATGTAAACGATGGATTTCCAACATTGCTAGTTGCATTTCGAATAAGGTGCCAAGCGCATAATCTATGTCTGACTTCGGGAAATACATCTCTCACTGCATTCCTAATCGCCATGGTCCCATCAGTTATGATTGAGGTTGGGGTCTTGCCCCTCATTGCAAACATGAGCTGACGCAGGAGCCAAATATATGTATCAGTAGTTTCGTCCACAATTAATGCAGCAGCAAAAACAATTGTTTGGTTGTAGTGGTTAACCCCACTGAATATGACTAATGGATAACTATACTTGTTCTTCTTGTACGTAGCATCAAAAGCAATAACATCCCCGAAGAGTCGGTAGTCTAGTTGGCTAATCCCATCAGACCATAACAAATTATGTAACAAACCTCTTGAATCATGAAATGCCTTGAAATATAATTGTGGATCCTTCAACCGCATATCCTCCAACTTCTTCAACACTCGTGCTGCATCACCAGGAATTTGACGCCTTTGCCGAGCAATCTCATTGTACATATCTCTGGGACCATAGCCAACAAATTCGTACCCGCCCGTTTGACTAGCTAGAAGACCAAATATCTGTGAGGTGCTAATCCCTGACTTTAGCATGTTCATCATTTGCATAATATCCGCCTCTGACATTTTTCTGTGGGCAGGCAACATAGCACTGAATTGTGTATCCAATAGATCATGGTTGTGTTCGTCAGAGAAATAAAAGATATGCCACCTTCCATTTTCTGGTATAAATTTAACATCCATTCGGGCTTCACATCCAGTTCTTGTTTCCAATCTAGGctccttcttccttttttctatCGTGTAATATTTCTCCATCCTGAATCCTTGCCTATGACATACCAACTTTTGTTTGTAAATCTCGCCAG comes from the Arachis duranensis cultivar V14167 chromosome 7, aradu.V14167.gnm2.J7QH, whole genome shotgun sequence genome and includes:
- the LOC107457868 gene encoding protein FAR1-RELATED SEQUENCE 5-like, which gives rise to MSGIFTDTEMNEQYQEDDDFNQQEELVSDQDMMDEQNEFKQDFRDEFTEGAFISESDQSEDILEAAYVVDSMQDITTLKFSENFAEKIGKYHFSTFQLAFDFYMKYSKSKDFSARKSKTFKNSTGEIYKQKLVCHRQGFRMEKYYTIEKRKKEPRLETRTGCEARMDVKFIPENGRWHIFYFSDEHNHDLLDTQFSAMLPAHRKMSEADIMQMMNMLKSGISTSQIFGLLASQTGGYEFVGYGPRDMYNEIARQRRQIPGDAARVLKKLEDMRLKDPQLYFKAFHDSRGLLHNLLWSDGISQLDYRLFGDVIAFDATYKKNKYSYPLVIFSGVNHYNQTIVFAAALIVDETTDTYIWLLRQLMFAMRGKTPTSIITDGTMAIRNAVRDVFPEVRHRLCAWHLIRNATSNVGNPSFTSKFRKIMLGDYEIPVFKRKWIQLIEEFGIEDKPWVINMYEEKHM